A window from Akkermansia muciniphila encodes these proteins:
- a CDS encoding type I 3-dehydroquinate dehydratase → MQQILREHQTYPPKIVASVTSWELWKTLKGKDLTDQCDCVELRVDGLPPELTPEEVMKFRPQMPLLVTVRCHEEGGLRRIPEEERFSLLRAYLPYATAIDIEIKAMRHARELIMEAGEREVLVIGSTHDFQITPGVDYLRELEKRARAHKADIVKFAFTPCLASDIQTGVQLFTKPKGPIAVMGMGPMGPVSRLLYSQLGSRLVYGYLGDRETAPGQWHVSLIKETLRHLGPILR, encoded by the coding sequence ATGCAGCAGATTCTACGTGAACATCAGACCTATCCGCCGAAAATCGTTGCGTCCGTCACTTCCTGGGAGTTATGGAAAACGCTGAAAGGAAAGGATTTAACGGACCAGTGCGATTGTGTGGAACTGCGTGTGGACGGCCTCCCTCCGGAACTCACGCCTGAGGAGGTCATGAAGTTCAGGCCCCAGATGCCGCTGCTGGTCACCGTACGCTGCCATGAGGAAGGGGGGCTGCGCCGCATTCCGGAAGAAGAACGCTTCTCCCTGCTCCGTGCGTACCTGCCGTACGCCACCGCCATTGACATTGAAATCAAGGCCATGCGCCACGCCAGGGAACTGATTATGGAAGCAGGGGAACGGGAAGTGCTCGTCATCGGCTCCACCCATGACTTCCAGATCACGCCCGGCGTGGACTACCTGCGCGAGCTGGAAAAAAGGGCGCGCGCGCATAAGGCGGACATCGTCAAATTTGCGTTCACCCCGTGCCTTGCCTCGGACATCCAGACGGGCGTGCAGCTGTTCACCAAGCCGAAGGGGCCGATTGCCGTGATGGGCATGGGACCCATGGGGCCCGTCTCCCGCCTGCTCTACTCCCAGCTTGGCAGCCGCCTGGTATACGGCTACCTGGGGGACCGGGAAACGGCTCCGGGCCAGTGGCACGTCTCCCTCATCAAGGAAACCCTCCGCCACCTTGGCCCCATTCTCCGCTGA
- a CDS encoding YicC/YloC family endoribonuclease translates to MNSMTGFGRAVAQTDRYNILVEISGVNRKQTEIAVNVPRSYAEWDASVRSIVQGAVSRGRVGVSVSVERLEEADGTLQLDEKKLASLAGLLKRAADLAGQPMPLQASDLLRLEIITSAAETALSPEEAWPVVEEALKGALKDFIAMRAAEGANLKTDVLGKLDTLEQFRLKIAEHAPSVPARLREAMLKRLADADLSVSADDERIIREVALFADKCDISEEITRLSSHFDQFRTLCASSAPAGRPLDFLCQEIFREFNTIGSKANDSTLAHLVVSAKTELEKIREQVQNIE, encoded by the coding sequence ATGAACAGCATGACCGGCTTCGGCAGAGCCGTTGCCCAGACAGACCGTTACAACATTCTTGTTGAAATTTCCGGAGTAAACCGCAAGCAGACGGAAATTGCCGTCAACGTGCCCCGCAGCTATGCGGAATGGGACGCCTCCGTGCGCTCCATCGTCCAGGGGGCCGTATCCCGCGGCCGCGTGGGCGTTTCCGTCTCTGTGGAACGGCTGGAGGAGGCGGACGGCACCCTTCAGCTTGATGAAAAAAAGCTGGCCTCCCTGGCGGGGCTGCTGAAACGCGCGGCTGACCTGGCCGGGCAGCCCATGCCCCTCCAGGCGTCCGACCTGCTGAGGCTGGAAATCATCACCTCCGCTGCGGAAACCGCCCTTTCTCCGGAAGAAGCGTGGCCGGTGGTGGAAGAGGCTCTCAAGGGAGCCCTGAAAGATTTTATCGCCATGCGCGCGGCGGAAGGCGCCAACCTGAAAACGGACGTGCTGGGCAAGCTGGACACGCTGGAACAATTCCGTCTTAAAATTGCGGAACATGCCCCGTCCGTTCCCGCAAGACTGCGTGAAGCCATGCTCAAGCGCCTGGCGGATGCGGACCTGTCCGTCTCTGCGGACGATGAACGCATCATCCGGGAAGTGGCCCTGTTTGCGGACAAGTGTGACATTTCCGAGGAAATCACGCGCCTTTCCTCCCACTTTGACCAGTTCCGCACCCTGTGCGCTTCCTCCGCTCCCGCGGGCAGGCCCCTGGATTTCCTCTGCCAGGAAATTTTCCGGGAATTCAACACCATCGGTTCCAAGGCGAACGACTCCACGCTGGCCCATCTGGTGGTTTCCGCCAAGACGGAGCTGGAAAAAATCAGGGAACAGGTTCAGAACATCGAATGA
- a CDS encoding valine--pyruvate transaminase has translation MMQLSEIGGHLTARTGIDDLMEDLFKALHSGDAGLCQLNGGSPAVIPEVTELWRRSMAELVRNGKFDVLVGNYAHPGGDPGFIRALVSFLNERCGWDLKPENVAITQGGQMACFTLFNMLAGPCKDGCVREILFPLCPDYVGYQSQSLCGGVMFRGIRPGIRMLDGHTFKYVIDFDCLDIRPETAAICMSRPTNPTGNVVTDEELDRLREMAARAGVPLMIDNAYGPPLPNICFVPVKPAWDENMILTMSLSKIGLPGTRTGIVIARPDIIQAVVSMVTTSSLCPNNLGQALVTPYLEDGTLERVCRETLTPFYRRQAEFALSLLPELFGESIPWRVHKSEGAMFLWLWFEGLPITCQELYERCKARGCFVNPGHHFFFALPEEGEPWPHRHECIRISFTQAEDLLRKGLSIVADEVKKAYSHS, from the coding sequence ATGATGCAATTATCGGAGATCGGAGGCCACCTGACGGCCAGAACGGGTATTGATGATTTGATGGAGGATTTATTCAAGGCCCTCCATTCGGGGGATGCCGGCCTGTGCCAGTTGAACGGCGGAAGCCCCGCCGTCATTCCGGAAGTAACGGAACTCTGGCGCCGCAGCATGGCGGAGCTGGTGCGGAATGGAAAATTTGACGTGCTCGTAGGGAATTACGCCCATCCGGGCGGGGATCCCGGTTTCATCCGCGCCCTGGTCAGCTTTCTTAATGAACGCTGCGGCTGGGACCTGAAGCCGGAAAACGTGGCGATCACCCAGGGCGGCCAGATGGCATGCTTCACGCTCTTCAACATGCTCGCGGGTCCCTGCAAGGACGGCTGCGTGCGTGAAATCCTCTTCCCCCTGTGTCCGGACTATGTGGGTTACCAGTCCCAGTCCCTGTGCGGCGGCGTGATGTTCCGGGGCATCCGGCCCGGCATCCGCATGCTGGACGGCCATACGTTCAAGTACGTGATTGACTTTGACTGCCTGGACATCCGCCCGGAAACGGCCGCCATCTGCATGTCCCGCCCCACCAACCCCACCGGCAACGTGGTGACGGATGAAGAGCTGGACCGCCTGCGGGAAATGGCCGCTCGCGCCGGGGTGCCCCTCATGATTGACAACGCGTACGGACCGCCGCTGCCCAACATCTGCTTTGTGCCCGTAAAACCTGCGTGGGACGAAAACATGATCCTGACCATGAGCCTCTCCAAGATCGGGCTGCCCGGCACGCGCACCGGAATTGTGATCGCGCGTCCGGACATCATCCAGGCGGTGGTCAGCATGGTCACCACCTCCTCCCTGTGCCCGAACAACCTGGGCCAGGCGCTGGTGACCCCCTATCTGGAAGACGGCACGCTGGAACGCGTGTGCCGTGAAACCCTCACGCCGTTCTACCGCCGCCAGGCGGAATTCGCCCTCTCCCTGCTGCCGGAACTCTTTGGAGAATCCATCCCGTGGCGCGTCCACAAGAGTGAGGGAGCCATGTTCCTGTGGCTCTGGTTTGAGGGGCTGCCCATCACGTGCCAGGAGCTCTATGAACGGTGCAAGGCGCGCGGCTGCTTTGTAAACCCGGGCCATCACTTCTTCTTCGCCCTCCCGGAGGAGGGGGAACCCTGGCCGCACCGGCATGAATGCATCCGCATCAGCTTCACCCAGGCGGAGGACCTTCTGCGCAAGGGCCTTTCCATCGTGGCTGACGAGGTGAAGAAAGCCTACTCCCATTCTTAA
- a CDS encoding ThuA domain-containing protein yields the protein MNWKRFHLVLCMLLLAACATARGEKTRVLIVDGFSNHDWQRTTACLRILLENEGSYSVDVSTFPAHAPEAERKAWNPDFKGYDVVIQNTNGGTNGPEWGTGAKKALEQYLKEGGGMLAFHSANNAFPRWPEYNRMIGLGWRPQDYGTSLVITDDETILRLPPGEGGRTSHGERLDALVTRLGDHPIHAELPRRWRTADIEVYRYVRGPAEHVQVLSYARDPLTGLNFPVEWTVQYGKGRVYTSTLGHVWPGDPSLKGIQCAAFQTLLFRALDWLAGKPVHYAVPGDFPDREKPSLRPLPRLLRQQASP from the coding sequence ATGAACTGGAAGCGCTTTCACCTGGTACTCTGCATGCTCCTGCTGGCGGCATGCGCCACGGCACGCGGGGAGAAAACACGCGTTCTGATTGTGGACGGCTTTTCCAACCATGACTGGCAGCGCACCACCGCCTGCCTCCGGATACTGCTGGAGAACGAGGGCAGCTATTCCGTGGACGTAAGCACTTTCCCGGCGCACGCCCCGGAGGCGGAACGGAAGGCGTGGAATCCGGATTTCAAAGGCTACGACGTGGTCATCCAGAATACCAATGGCGGAACGAACGGTCCCGAATGGGGGACCGGGGCGAAAAAGGCCCTGGAACAATACCTCAAGGAGGGGGGCGGCATGCTGGCCTTCCACTCCGCCAACAATGCCTTTCCCCGGTGGCCGGAATACAACCGCATGATCGGGCTGGGGTGGAGGCCCCAGGATTACGGCACCTCCCTGGTCATTACGGATGATGAAACCATCCTGCGCCTCCCTCCCGGCGAGGGGGGCCGCACGTCCCACGGAGAACGGCTGGATGCACTGGTCACGCGCCTGGGAGATCACCCCATTCATGCCGAACTGCCGCGCCGCTGGAGAACGGCGGACATTGAAGTATACCGTTATGTACGCGGTCCGGCGGAACACGTCCAGGTGCTTTCCTATGCCCGGGACCCGCTGACGGGCCTCAATTTCCCGGTGGAATGGACAGTCCAGTACGGAAAAGGGCGCGTATACACCTCCACGCTGGGCCACGTCTGGCCAGGAGACCCCAGCCTGAAGGGGATTCAATGCGCCGCCTTCCAGACACTGCTGTTCCGTGCCCTGGACTGGCTGGCGGGAAAACCGGTCCACTATGCCGTTCCCGGAGACTTTCCGGACCGGGAAAAACCGTCCCTGCGCCCGCTCCCCCGTCTCCTCCGCCAGCAGGCTTCCCCCTGA
- a CDS encoding thioredoxin family protein yields MKTIIIPVVAALVAGIAGASEAWSTNPAEAMQQAVAQKKGVMLEFTGSDWCGACIMQKKQALSLPKVQEGITAAFIPVELDFPRKKQQDEQTKAMLETYKKSYGITGFPTLVYTDAQGRPVHTVVGYANPDQVMKDAATAAEALKTQQALTEKLAGRLTDEQRRDALVQLLKTVPQSSIPTFYKPSLEELAKLDPKDASGIRAALNRKELLNTQREELADTFRQKNIHILAEQNPGEALSIMDGYLKKDGLLPEVKQAVLMQKVNLLMQQNRVNELEQPLKEAVALLPESFEGKMCGRLLEKLPEIKKERGRLKPGEEPPLPPGAIRATKMIIPPAPAKK; encoded by the coding sequence ATGAAAACAATCATCATCCCCGTCGTGGCCGCGCTCGTTGCCGGAATTGCCGGAGCTTCCGAAGCGTGGAGCACCAATCCTGCGGAAGCCATGCAGCAGGCCGTGGCCCAGAAAAAGGGCGTTATGCTGGAATTCACCGGTTCCGACTGGTGCGGCGCCTGCATCATGCAGAAGAAGCAGGCCCTTTCCCTCCCCAAGGTGCAGGAAGGCATCACCGCCGCCTTTATTCCCGTGGAACTGGATTTCCCGCGTAAAAAGCAGCAGGACGAACAGACAAAGGCCATGCTGGAAACCTACAAGAAATCCTACGGCATCACCGGATTCCCCACCCTGGTCTATACAGACGCCCAGGGACGCCCCGTCCACACCGTCGTAGGCTATGCCAACCCGGACCAGGTTATGAAAGACGCGGCTACGGCGGCGGAAGCCCTAAAAACCCAGCAGGCCCTGACGGAGAAGCTGGCGGGCCGCCTCACGGACGAGCAGCGCCGGGACGCCCTGGTTCAATTGCTGAAAACGGTTCCCCAGTCCAGCATCCCCACCTTCTACAAGCCGTCCCTGGAAGAACTGGCAAAACTGGACCCCAAGGACGCTTCCGGCATCCGCGCCGCACTGAACAGGAAAGAATTGCTCAATACCCAGAGAGAGGAACTGGCCGATACGTTCCGGCAGAAAAACATCCACATCCTGGCGGAGCAAAATCCTGGAGAAGCCCTTTCCATCATGGACGGTTACCTGAAGAAGGACGGGCTCCTTCCGGAAGTCAAACAGGCCGTTCTTATGCAAAAGGTGAATCTGCTCATGCAGCAAAACAGGGTGAATGAGCTGGAACAGCCCCTTAAAGAGGCCGTCGCTCTTCTTCCGGAAAGCTTTGAAGGAAAGATGTGCGGCAGGCTTCTGGAAAAGCTGCCTGAGATCAAGAAGGAACGGGGCCGGCTGAAACCGGGGGAAGAGCCCCCGCTTCCCCCCGGAGCCATACGGGCTACTAAAATGATCATTCCCCCGGCTCCCGCAAAGAAATAA
- a CDS encoding SLC13 family permease translates to MPSLFNFNSAAVMGWMETAATQQWIVGILLLLLFICFIKEWMPVEITALAGTAVLMLTGILSTSDVLSSFANSGPLTVVCMFILSASLERTGLIGDLSKLFNKVAKGRELTALLVITLGAFMVSPFVNNTPVVVILMPIVLAFCRDHNIAASKLLIPLSYATILGGTCSVVGTSTNVVVLGQVQKLGYEGIQMFTVTPMGLIYAAAGLLYLWTVGRKWLPSRPTLSTMLPGGIQRDFLLQVRIPAGSPHIGATPVSLMQSELLGTKIVEVRRKGFSMQEELQHINLEEGDRILFLCNARKVNQVREAKGVDLGWDDSRGLETLEQRDVQIVEGMIANNSEFAGLSLSELKLRQRFNIFVLAIHRQGKNITDMGPDTKLAAGDTLLLEGPQEGMNRILTKQRIIPLSQRPADAHNRNKQGWAIFAMGLFILIGLLGSFEQYGEFFKFFARFNPFYLAFIGALIVVISGCIKPKEAYQAVDWGIIFLILGMLCVGDAMSKTGLAKAIAFGVVDNIGPMGCLVAISGLYLICSIMTEMISNNAVAAVMGPLAYEMALQFDANPIPFILAVMFGASASFSTPIGYQTNTYVYNAGGYKFKDFVKVGLPLNILLWVIFTCTVGWLYPLK, encoded by the coding sequence ATGCCTTCCCTCTTCAACTTCAACTCCGCCGCCGTCATGGGCTGGATGGAGACGGCAGCCACCCAGCAATGGATTGTGGGTATTCTGCTGCTGCTCCTCTTCATCTGCTTCATCAAGGAATGGATGCCCGTGGAAATCACCGCCCTGGCCGGAACCGCCGTACTCATGCTCACGGGCATCCTGAGCACCAGCGACGTTCTGTCCAGCTTTGCCAACAGCGGCCCGCTGACCGTGGTGTGCATGTTCATCCTGAGCGCCTCCCTGGAAAGAACGGGGCTGATCGGAGACCTTTCCAAACTTTTCAACAAGGTAGCCAAAGGCAGGGAGCTGACCGCCCTGCTGGTCATCACGCTGGGAGCGTTCATGGTCTCCCCCTTCGTCAATAACACGCCCGTGGTCGTCATCCTGATGCCCATTGTCCTGGCCTTCTGCCGGGACCACAACATTGCGGCCTCCAAGCTGCTCATTCCCCTCTCCTACGCCACCATCCTGGGAGGCACCTGCTCCGTGGTGGGCACCTCCACCAACGTCGTGGTGCTGGGCCAGGTTCAGAAACTGGGCTATGAAGGCATCCAGATGTTCACGGTCACGCCCATGGGGCTGATTTATGCGGCGGCCGGGCTGCTCTACCTCTGGACGGTGGGCCGCAAATGGCTGCCCTCCCGCCCCACCCTGTCCACCATGCTTCCGGGAGGCATCCAGCGGGACTTCCTGCTCCAGGTCAGAATCCCCGCGGGCTCCCCCCACATCGGCGCCACTCCCGTCAGCCTCATGCAATCCGAACTGCTGGGCACCAAAATCGTGGAAGTGCGCCGCAAGGGCTTCTCCATGCAGGAGGAACTCCAGCACATCAACCTGGAGGAAGGCGACCGCATCCTCTTCCTGTGCAATGCCAGGAAAGTGAACCAGGTCCGTGAGGCCAAGGGCGTGGACCTGGGCTGGGACGACAGCCGCGGCCTGGAGACCCTGGAACAGCGCGACGTGCAAATTGTGGAAGGCATGATCGCCAACAACTCGGAATTCGCCGGACTCTCCCTGTCCGAGCTCAAACTGCGCCAGCGGTTCAACATCTTCGTGCTCGCCATCCACAGGCAGGGGAAAAACATCACGGACATGGGGCCGGACACCAAGCTGGCCGCCGGGGACACCCTGCTGCTGGAAGGACCGCAGGAAGGCATGAACCGCATCCTGACCAAGCAGCGCATCATCCCCCTGAGCCAGCGCCCCGCGGACGCGCACAACCGCAACAAGCAGGGCTGGGCCATCTTCGCCATGGGGCTGTTCATCCTCATCGGCCTGCTGGGCTCCTTTGAGCAGTACGGGGAATTCTTCAAATTCTTCGCCCGCTTCAACCCCTTCTACCTGGCGTTCATCGGCGCCCTGATCGTCGTCATCTCCGGCTGCATCAAGCCCAAGGAAGCATACCAGGCCGTGGACTGGGGCATCATCTTCCTGATTCTGGGCATGCTCTGCGTGGGGGACGCCATGAGCAAGACCGGGCTCGCCAAGGCCATCGCCTTCGGCGTGGTGGACAACATAGGCCCCATGGGGTGCCTGGTGGCCATCTCCGGCCTGTACCTGATCTGCTCCATCATGACGGAAATGATCTCCAACAACGCCGTGGCCGCCGTCATGGGGCCGCTGGCCTATGAAATGGCCCTGCAATTTGACGCCAACCCCATTCCCTTCATCCTGGCCGTCATGTTCGGCGCCAGCGCCAGCTTCTCCACCCCCATCGGCTACCAGACCAATACCTACGTCTACAACGCCGGCGGCTACAAATTCAAGGACTTCGTCAAAGTGGGCCTCCCCCTCAACATCCTCCTGTGGGTCATCTTCACCTGCACCGTCGGCTGGCTGTACCCCCTTAAATAG
- the menA gene encoding 1,4-dihydroxy-2-naphthoate octaprenyltransferase, with translation MNIITSAFLAARPKTLTASLIPVWAGCMVVQKLTGNWDLRLALLTFAACLCLQIACNFFNDAIDNAKHADTDKRTGPVRMTASGALSHGTVMLTGGAFLLAACLLALPLIELRGWPIIAIGIPSIYFTYGYTGGPWPLAYKGLGEIFVILFFGLVAVLGTILVQAGTGPVVPGTLVDTLAVYNAGIVVGIQCGLLCAVMIAVNNIRDRKEDLTTGKRTLAVRLGEGKARAMAQAFILAAYITLPTSSRALHLNLSHTWWMWIPSILFGGYLMLLIRKTPADKRMNKVLALSSVHLLLYLATYTILPTH, from the coding sequence ATGAACATCATTACTTCCGCCTTCCTGGCGGCACGTCCCAAGACGCTCACCGCCTCCCTGATTCCGGTGTGGGCAGGCTGCATGGTGGTGCAGAAACTGACCGGTAACTGGGACCTGCGCCTAGCCCTCCTGACTTTTGCCGCCTGCCTGTGCCTCCAGATTGCCTGCAACTTTTTCAATGACGCCATTGACAACGCCAAGCACGCGGACACGGACAAGCGCACCGGTCCCGTGCGCATGACGGCCAGCGGGGCGCTCTCCCACGGAACGGTCATGCTCACAGGCGGCGCCTTCCTGCTGGCGGCCTGCCTGCTGGCCCTCCCCCTCATTGAACTGCGCGGGTGGCCCATCATCGCCATCGGCATTCCCTCCATCTACTTCACCTACGGGTATACGGGCGGCCCGTGGCCGCTGGCATACAAGGGGCTGGGGGAAATATTCGTCATCCTCTTCTTCGGCCTGGTGGCCGTTCTGGGCACCATCCTGGTGCAAGCAGGCACGGGCCCGGTCGTCCCCGGCACGCTGGTGGACACCCTGGCGGTGTACAACGCCGGCATCGTGGTAGGCATTCAATGCGGCCTCCTGTGCGCCGTCATGATCGCCGTCAACAACATACGCGACAGAAAGGAGGACCTCACCACGGGCAAGCGCACGCTGGCCGTGCGGCTGGGGGAAGGAAAGGCGCGCGCCATGGCCCAGGCCTTCATTCTGGCGGCGTACATCACGCTGCCCACGTCCAGCCGTGCCCTTCACCTGAACCTGTCCCACACGTGGTGGATGTGGATTCCCTCCATCCTCTTCGGCGGCTATCTGATGCTCCTGATCCGTAAAACGCCCGCGGACAAACGCATGAACAAGGTGCTGGCCCTCTCCTCCGTGCACCTGCTCCTGTACCTGGCTACATACACAATTCTGCCCACACACTGA
- the gluQRS gene encoding tRNA glutamyl-Q(34) synthetase GluQRS, producing the protein MESPIVTRFAPSPTGRLHLGHALAAWEARSLADRFSGRCVLRMEDIDQTRCRPGFVEGILEDLDWLGIRFDGPMMVQSSRFSAYENALQVLKDRGVLYPCFCTRREIAEEVAAMGGAPQGGQVDIYPGTCRRFDKGRRKELLKSGRPFSWRLDCRAAARITGPLLWRDMRFGDRICRPEELGDVILGRKDCPASYHIAVVVDDAAQGVTHVSRGEDLLPVTGIHRTLQALLGLPVPQWYHHRLVKDAAGKRLAKRDRSLSLQEMRAAGMKPEDVFRLMRES; encoded by the coding sequence ATGGAATCCCCCATAGTAACAAGGTTTGCCCCCAGCCCTACGGGGCGTCTTCATCTGGGGCATGCCCTGGCCGCGTGGGAGGCCCGTTCCCTGGCGGACCGTTTTTCCGGAAGGTGCGTGCTGAGGATGGAGGATATTGACCAGACGCGGTGCCGTCCCGGGTTTGTGGAGGGCATTCTGGAAGACCTGGATTGGCTGGGCATCCGTTTTGACGGGCCCATGATGGTCCAGTCCTCCCGCTTCAGCGCTTATGAGAACGCCCTCCAGGTGTTGAAGGACCGCGGGGTGCTTTACCCCTGTTTCTGCACACGCCGGGAGATTGCGGAGGAGGTGGCCGCCATGGGCGGCGCGCCGCAGGGCGGGCAGGTGGATATTTATCCGGGAACCTGCCGTCGGTTTGATAAGGGGCGCAGGAAGGAGCTTCTCAAGTCAGGCAGGCCCTTTTCATGGCGGCTGGACTGCCGCGCCGCCGCGCGCATTACAGGGCCGCTGTTGTGGAGGGACATGCGGTTTGGCGACCGGATATGCCGCCCGGAGGAACTGGGGGATGTGATTCTGGGGCGCAAGGATTGCCCGGCCAGCTACCATATTGCCGTGGTGGTGGATGATGCGGCGCAGGGGGTCACCCATGTGAGCCGGGGGGAGGATTTGCTCCCCGTTACCGGCATTCACCGTACGCTCCAGGCCCTGCTGGGGCTGCCCGTGCCGCAGTGGTACCATCACCGGCTGGTGAAGGATGCCGCCGGAAAGAGGCTTGCCAAGAGGGACCGGAGCCTGAGCCTTCAGGAGATGCGCGCCGCGGGCATGAAGCCGGAGGATGTTTTCCGCCTGATGCGGGAGAGCTGA
- the gmk gene encoding guanylate kinase, which translates to MKQPLGSLLVVSGPSGSGKTTLCRRATEDGLCVYSISCTTRQPRQGEADGVDYHFLTHEEFTDRVQKGHFLEHAEVHGNHYGTLKADILNLLEQGKSVVMDIDVQGAEQIRACVDGILPKCYTDVYIYVPQEELRNRLCGRQTDEDEVISLRLRNAAQEDACLPRYQYCLVSSDRETDYAAFAALLKCQSMRVALMRE; encoded by the coding sequence ATGAAACAGCCATTGGGATCTTTGCTGGTAGTGTCCGGACCTTCCGGTTCCGGGAAAACAACCCTGTGTCGCCGGGCGACGGAAGACGGGCTGTGCGTGTACAGCATCTCCTGCACCACGCGCCAGCCCCGGCAGGGTGAGGCGGACGGGGTGGACTACCACTTCCTGACCCATGAAGAATTTACGGACAGGGTGCAGAAAGGACACTTTCTGGAACATGCGGAGGTGCACGGCAACCATTACGGAACGTTGAAGGCGGACATCCTGAACCTCCTGGAACAGGGGAAAAGCGTGGTGATGGACATTGACGTGCAGGGGGCGGAGCAGATCCGCGCCTGCGTGGACGGCATTCTTCCCAAATGCTATACGGACGTCTACATCTACGTGCCTCAGGAAGAGCTGAGAAACCGCCTTTGCGGCCGCCAGACGGATGAAGACGAGGTGATCTCCCTGCGCCTGCGCAATGCCGCGCAGGAGGACGCCTGCCTGCCCCGGTACCAGTATTGCCTGGTTTCCTCAGACCGGGAAACGGACTACGCCGCCTTTGCCGCCCTGCTCAAGTGCCAGTCCATGCGCGTGGCGCTGATGAGGGAGTAA
- the zupT gene encoding zinc transporter ZupT, whose amino-acid sequence MDLSTNHILTVFLLTTLAGLATGIGGFIAFFMKRTDTKTLTFALGFSGGVMVYISLVELLGQAQHRLMEFEGHTAGAWIAIASFFGGIAVAALIDYLVPEDENPHEARGPEDIHGQASGEFSSAKIKRSGILFALAIGIHNFPEGIATFAAGLDSLTLGTSIALAVAVHNIPEGIAVAVPLYYGTGNRKKALFYSFLSGLAEPVGAAIAMFFLFHFLTPTLLAILFASVAGIMVFISFDELLPMAERWGHHHISIMGIIAGMLLMAVVLI is encoded by the coding sequence ATGGATCTTTCCACCAACCACATCCTCACCGTCTTCCTGCTCACCACGCTGGCAGGCCTTGCTACCGGGATAGGAGGCTTCATCGCCTTCTTCATGAAGAGGACGGACACGAAGACGCTTACCTTCGCCCTGGGATTTTCCGGGGGAGTGATGGTATATATTTCCCTGGTGGAGCTGCTGGGGCAGGCCCAGCACCGACTGATGGAATTTGAAGGCCACACGGCAGGAGCCTGGATCGCCATTGCCTCCTTCTTCGGAGGAATAGCGGTGGCGGCCCTGATCGACTACCTGGTGCCGGAAGACGAAAACCCGCACGAAGCGCGCGGCCCGGAGGATATCCACGGCCAGGCCAGCGGGGAGTTTTCCTCCGCCAAGATTAAAAGGTCCGGTATCCTCTTTGCCCTGGCCATTGGCATCCACAACTTTCCGGAAGGGATCGCCACCTTTGCCGCCGGGCTGGATTCCCTGACGCTGGGCACGTCCATAGCCCTGGCCGTGGCCGTTCACAACATTCCGGAAGGAATTGCCGTGGCGGTTCCCCTTTACTACGGCACGGGCAACCGTAAAAAGGCCCTCTTCTACTCCTTCCTGTCCGGGCTGGCGGAACCGGTGGGAGCGGCCATCGCCATGTTCTTCCTGTTCCACTTCCTCACGCCCACCCTGCTGGCTATCCTTTTTGCCTCCGTGGCGGGCATCATGGTGTTCATTTCCTTTGATGAATTGCTGCCTATGGCGGAACGCTGGGGCCACCATCACATCTCCATCATGGGCATCATTGCCGGCATGCTGCTGATGGCCGTAGTCCTGATCTGA